ACAGAAGAATGTCTGCTCAATACGAACCGTAACCCAGAACTGAAGCGCGAGGATATTGAAGAGTACGTGCGGAATTATACGGGTACAGATACTATTATCTGGCTTAAACGTGGTTTAAGTGGTGATGAAACCGATGGCCATGTGGATAATATCGCCTGCTTTGCTGCTCCGGGAAAAGTCATTATTCAGGTCTGTGAGGATCCGCAGGATGAGAATTTTGAGATTACACAGGAGAATCTTCGTATTCTGGAGAATGCGACAGACGCGAAAGGGCGTAAGCTGGAGATTATCAAGATTCAGCAGCCACCACGGGTGGATCATGACGGCAGCCGTCTGACGCTCAGTTATTTAAACTTCTATTTCGTAAACGGTGGAATTATATTGCCTGTGTTTGGCGGTACAGCGGTGGAGACAGATAAACTTGCCGAGGAAGTGCTGGCTGGTTTATTCCCCGAACGTAAGATTCGTACAGTTAACGGTATGGCAGTCATCACTGAAGGCGGGAATGTTCACTGCACTACGCAGCAAATGCCTGCTCAGCAATAATTGAAGGAAACTAAACGTCCAAAGGGACATTTATATACAAGGAGGACAGATTCTTGAGAAATGTAAAAGTAGCTGCGACACAAATGAGCTGTTCCAGTAATATTGATGAGAATATCCGCAAAGCCGAAACCCTGGCTAGAGAAGCAGCGGCACAGGGAGCGCAAATTATTTTGCTGCAGGAGCTGTTTGAGACTCCATATTTCTGCCAGAAAGAGAAAGCTGATTATTACGCATATGCAACAGAGCTAGAGCATAACAAAGCGATTAATCATTTCACAGCAGTAGCCAAGGAGCTGCAAGTGGTGCTGCCGATCAGTTTTTATGAGAAAAAGAATTACGCACGTTACAACTCACTGGCTGTAATAGATGCCGATGGAACGATATTAGGTAAATACCGCAAGAGCCATATTCCAGATGGTCCAGGGTATGAAGAGAAATTCTATTTCAATCCGGGAGATACCGGCTTTAAAGTATGGAACACTCGCTATGCCAAAATTGGCGTAGGGATTTGCTGGGATCAATGGTACCCAGAAGCGGCTAGAGTAATGAGTTTGATGGGAGCAGAGATTCTGTTCTATCCAACCGCTATCGGATCGGAACCGCAGGATGGATCGATCGATTCTAAAGATCATTGGCAGACCTGTATGCTTGGGCATGCAGCAGCTAACCTTATTCCAGTCGTTGCCTCTAACCGTATCGGTGAAGAAATTGATGAAGATTCTAGCATTAATTTCTACGGCTCTTCCTTCATTGCCGGACCGCAAGGTAATAAAATTGTTGAAGCAGGCCGAGATGAGCAAACCGTGCTGGTGAGCGAATTTGATCTGGATGCTTTGGAAGTCGGACGGATCGAGTGGGGAGTTTTCCGTGATCGCCGGCCAGATCTTTACAAAATGATTGGTTCTTATGATGGGGATATCATACTTTAATAGAATGCACAGTTAAATGTGCTAAAGGCATTGCTAGAGAGGATAGAATCTCTGGCAGTGCCTTTTTTGATATTTCAGAGAGAAATACGAAGGTTCTTCAAGTAGCACTACGCATAAAAGTCACAATAAAACATATTTATGTTATATAACATTACATTTAATAGAAAAGTTAATTGTCACCAATTCTTAATTCTGTTAAAATCTCTTTAAGTTATTTACAAAAAATAGGTTAAATGGAGATGGTGCTATGGGAAAAGGTTGGATTATGTCAGCTTTTGTTGCATTGATGATCGTGGGATTAGTGGGATGTGGGTCGAATAATGCAAATAGCAATAAAAGTGCGGGAGTAGAGAAGATCAAATTTGCCAGTGATGCTAGTTATGCGCCAATGGAATATATGGACACGGATACGATCAAAGGATTTGATATTGATTTCATTAAGGCAGTTATGGAAGAAGCCGGACTTAGCTATGAGGTCACCAATACAGGCTGGGACACGATGCTTACGAGTGTAAAGCAAGGGACGGAGTATCAAGCGGGACTATCTTCAGTATCCATCACGGACGAACGTAAAGAAACGTATGACTATTCCATTCCTTATTTTGAATCTACCAACATGATTATGGTCAAAGAAGGCAGTGATATCAAAAATGCCCTCGATCTTAAAGATAAAAAGGTTGCTGTGCAGGCTGCTACTACCGCCGATGAGCTAATGAGTGGAATTATGGGGATTGATAACGCAAATCTGAAGCGTTTTGACAGCAATGCGGTAGCGTTGATGGAACTGAATGGTGGTGGAGCCGACGCGGTTGTGGCAGACATTGCCATAGTGCGTGAGTACATGAAGAACAATCCGAAGCAGAATTTGGTGGGAATCGTGGACACAGAGAATTTCGGAGCTGAATATTACGGTATTCTATACCCGAAAGGCAGTGATTTAAGAGCGAAACTGGATCCTGCCATCCAAAAGGTATTGGAGAATGGAAAGTATGCGGAGATCTACAAAACATGGTTCGGCGAAGAGCCTAACTTAGATAATCTGTTGAAGGCAAAATAAGAGGAGAAGCTAATAGGCGTGCGTAATGATTGCTATTGCGCATGCTTCTTTTTTAATCATTTGTGACCTAAAGAAGAGAAGAGAAGGGAAGAGTCCTATGGATTTTAGATTGGACATCATCATTCAGTATTTGCCTGTCTTATTAAAAGGGACCCTGCTGACGATCGGTATTTCTGTGGTCTCTATTTTATTTGGCTCTATTCTGGGTCTGGGGATTGGATTCGGAAAAATGGCACCAAAATGGTATTTGCGCTGGCCTTTTCATTCTTATATCAATTTCTTTCGAGGGACACCGCTGTATGTGCAGATCCTGATTGTTCACTTTGGAGTGATTCCCCCAATTTACGGTAAAACCAATGCGCTGATCACTGCGTTTGTTGCATTGTCGCTTAATTCGGCAGCTTATTCCGCTGAGATTTTTCGGGCAGGTATTCAATCTATCGACCGCGGACAGCGGGAGGCAGCTATTTCACTTGGGATGACAAATTGGCAGGCGATGCGATTTATTATTTTACCGCAGGCGATCAAACGGATGGTTCCGGCTTTTGGCAACGAATTTATTGTATTAGTAAAGGACTCTTCACTTCTTGCGCTCGTAGCCGCACCGGAAATTATGTATTGGAGCAATACAATGAAAGGGCAATATTTGCGGATCTGGGAGCCTTATTTGACGGCGGCACTTATTTATTTCATTCTCACCTATACTCTTAGCAAGCTGCTAAACTACGTCGAACGGAGGCTGTAATATGAGTGAGCTTATGATTTCAGTGCGAAATTTACATAAATCATTCGGAACAAATGCAGTATTGACCGACATATGCATTGATATTTTCAGTCAGGAGGTTGTGGTGGTGATCGGCCCGTCTGGATCAGGTAAATCTACCTTTTTGCGATGCCTGAATTTACTGGAGCAGCCGCAGAGTGGTGAAATTGTGATCGAGGGTACCTCATTGATGGACGCGAGTACTAATATTAATGCTATCCGCACAGAGCTAGGAATGGTATTTCAGCAGTTTAATCTATTTCCACATATGAAGGTGATTGAGAACATTATGCTTGCGCCGATTCGGGTGCGGAAATGGTCTCCAGATAAAGCTCGGCAAAAAGCGTTGGAACTGCTGCAAAAGGTAGGATTAAGTGAAAAAGCAGAGATGTATCCAGCTTCATTGTCCGGAGGTCAGGCTCAGCGGGTTGCGATTGCTAGGGCGCTGGCGATGGAGCCCAAAATAATGCTTTTTGACGAACCCACCTCTGCGCTGGATCCGGAAATGGTCGGTGAAGTGCTGGCAGTGATGAAGGATTTGGCCCGTGAGGGGATGACGATGATTGTGGTAACCCATGAAATGGGCTTTGCACGTGAGGTTGGGGATCGTGTGCTGTTCATGGAACAGGGCGAAATCGTAGAAGAAGGCAGTCCGGAGCAATTGTTCGGAAATCCTATGCAAGAACGGACACAATCTTTTCTATCAAAAGTACTGTAAGAGTTTGGAAAAGTAGAATATTGCTATTTTATCAGGTATATTAGAAGAGTAAACCGTGATTCAGAGATCTACTATGAAAATTCTGTCGGATACGTGGAGAGGAGGCTCTGGGATATCTTTTGTTATCATAATCTTGCGGTGATAGAAGGAGAATACGATGAGCACATTTAAAAGCTGGTTGAATACCACCAAAAACGGACTAACAGATCAAGTGAAGAAATTTAAAAATAAAGATTTCATGAATGCGGTAGTTGCGGGCTGCGCCTTAGTTGCTGCTGCCGACGGTAAAATAGAAGAAGCTGAAAAGAATAAAATGGCCGGCTATATGAATATGAGCAATGAGCTAAAGGTATTTGACATGAGAGACGTCATTACCCAGTTCAACTTTTATGTAAGTAACTTTGAATTTTCCCCGGAAATCGGTAAGCAGGAAGCACTCAAAGCCATCGGTAAGTTTACCGGCAAACCGGATGTGGGGCGCGTAATTGTGGGTGTATGCTCAGCTATCGGCTCTGCTGATGGTGATTTTGATGACCATGAAAAAGCGGTTGTACGGCATATCTGCGGTGTCTTGGGATTAAACCCTAGTGAATTTAGTTTATAAACGATGTAATACCATATACATGAGTTCGGATGAAACGTATTTAGTTCTTTAGCGTATCACTGATAGAACATACAAAAGCTAGACTAACAAATGGTGATTCTTTTTAGGGAATGGAGGTACGTAAAGTTGGCTGGAATTAATCTGGTAAAAGGTCAGAAGATTGACCTCACAAAAGGTAATGCAGGCTTATCTAACGTAATTGTAGGTTTGGGCTGGGATCCAGCTGAGCCGTCTCGCGGATTCTTCGGGATGAAGAAACAGGCCAACGTGGACTGTGATGCTTCAGCACTGATGCTTAATGAGAACGGTAAGCTAGTTAAGAAGGGGAACCTGATTTGCTTCCACAATAAGCAAAGCCCTTGTAACTCTGTCATTCATTCCGGAGACAATCTCACGGGTGATGGAGACGGAGACGATGAGCAAATCATGGTCAACTTGAATGCCATTCCTTCCGATGTACACAAGGTTCTTGTAGTCGTGAATATTTATGATGCTACGAACCGTAAACAGGATTTCGGACTGATCAAATCAGCTTATATCCGTGTGATAAATGCTGTAGGCAACAATGAGCTGATCCGCTTCAACCTATCTGATAATTACAATGGTTATACAGCGCTTATTTGTGGGGAGCTTTACCGGCAAGGTGGCGAATGGAAGTTCGCCGCAATTGGTGAGGGCAGTCACGCGGCGCATATTAATCAACTGGCGGAACGTTACGTATAATCCAAATAAAAGAAAAGAGGAATGTTATCATGGCAATTAATCTATCCAAGGGTCAAAAGATCGATTTAACAAAAACAAATCCAGGTCTGTCCAAAATCACAGTAGGTCTTGGTTGGGACACTAATAAATATGACGGCGGTAAAGATTTCGATTTGGACGTTTCCGTATTCTTGACTAATGCGAACAGCAAAGTTGAAAAAGAAACGAACTTTATTTACTTCAATAATAAGCAAAACGAAAATGGTTCTGTTATTCATACAGGCGATAACCGTACTGGAGACGGCGATGGCGATGATGAGCAGGTTCAAGTAGACCTTCTGAGTATCCCAGCGGATGTAGAAAAGATAGCATTCACTATTACTATTTATGAAGCTGAAGCTAGAAGCCAAAACTTCGGACAAGTTTCTCGTTCTTATGTACGTATCGTAAATGATTTGAACAATGAAGAACTAATTCGTTTCGATTTGGGTGAAGACTTTTCTATTGAAACTGGCGTTGTTGTCGGTGAGCTATACCGTCACGGTGCAGAGTGGAAGTTCAATGCAATCGGTAGCGGCTACAAAGACGGCTTGAGCGGTTTGACTCGCGATTACGGCTTGCAATAAATCTTGTGGTATAAATCTTGTAGTATTGATCTTGTGGTTACACAATGAACTGAATCTACTCATGAAAGAAGGTTATGTCAGTGACGATCAGTCTTTCCAAAGGACAGCGGATTGATCTTACCAAGACTAATCCAGGTCTAACAAAGGTAGTTGTTGGATTGGGCTGGGACACTAATAAGTATAGTGGAGGTCAAGATTTTGACCTCGATGCTTCAGCGTTTCTGCTTCATGAAGACGGCAAAGCTAAAGGTACAGATGATTTTGTATTCTATAACAACCCTAATGGTGGTGCAGGTTCCGTAGTCTATACGGGGGATAACCGTACAGGTGAAGGCGACGGAGATGACGAGCAAATTATCGTTGATTTCAGCAAAGTGCCTGCACATATTCAGCGGATTGGTATAACTGTAACGATTTATGATTACGAAGCTCGTGCACAGAACTTTGGACAAGTCTCCAATGCTTTCGTACGTGTGGTGGATGCTTCGACGGATCGTGAAGTGCTCCGTTACGACCTGGGTGAGGATTTCTCAACAGAGACGGCAGTTGTATTCTGTGAATTCTACCGCAATGGTGCGGATTGGAAGTTCCAGGCAGTAGGTAGTGGTTTTGGCGGCGGCCTTAGCGCATTGTGTAAAAATTATGGGCTGGACGCGCAATAGCATCTTCCGGGCGGGGTCATCACCGATCCTGCCCTTTTTTTGGAATTTAAGAAAGTATAAGTTTCACCCTCACAAAGGACCTGGATTAGGTCGCGGAGTATAAACTCCATTTTGTGGGGTTATTTAAAAATGTAAGAAAGTATAAGGTTCACACGATACTTTGAGTCTTATATTTCTCGCTTAAACGCTTGCCCTCTTTATGAGGACGCCGAAGGCGTTTATGCTTGCTCCATTTATAAAGGTGGTGTAAGAATGGGTATTACAGTTGTCAAAGGACAAAAGGTTGACCTAACGAAAGGAAATCCTGGACTTGATTCTCTTATTGTAGAGATTGGATGGCAATCGCCATCTGCATTAGAGATCGATACTTCTGCTTTTCTGCTTGGTGCACAAGGTAAAGTAAGCAAAGATGAGGATTTGATATTTTATAATAATCCGTCTACGCCTTATATCAGATATAAGGAAATGCCTACATCCAACAGTCTCAAGCAATTTGACGTGGAACTAAATAAAGTTCCTTCTGATGTGATGAAACTCGCGTTTACACTCACCATTTATGATGGCGAGAAGCGAGGTCAAAGTTTTAGGCAGGTAAATCAGGCCTATTTTCGGATTCTGAATCAAGTAACAGGTGCGGAGCTTCTCCGATGTGATCTTGAAAATCATTTCTCCGTGGAAACGGCTGTTGTGGTAGGAGAATTATATAGATATAACGGTGAATGGAAATTCAGCGCCATTGCTGCAGGATTTGCTGGCGGTTTAAAGGAGCTGTGTCTGAACTTTGGGATAGAGGCGAACGATGAACCTACACCAACACCGACACCGACACCGACACCAGTACCTAAGCCTGCAGCTCCGCAACCAGAGCTTAAACGTCAATCAGCGCCGATCGCGGAGCCTAAGATTCAAATTCCGCCACCTCCTGCAGCTGCACCTTCACCTGTAGGACCTCCACCGATCAATCTCAACCTGAAGAAGATCGAACTGAAGAAAAAAGGTGATTCGATCAACCTGAAGAAATCAGCTGGTGGTTTAGGTGAATTGCTGATTAACCTCAACTGGAATCAGAAGCAGGGCGGAGGGCTTTTTAATCGTAAAAACGGTGTGGATTTAGATCTTGCTTGTCTATATGAGCTGAAGAATGGCAGTAAGGGAGTTGTTCAGGCGCTGGGCAATGCGTTTGGTTCGTTAAACCAGCCTCCATATGTCATGCTTGACGGAGATGATCGGACAGGCTCTGTGACAACTGGTGAGAATCTGCGGATTAATGGTAGCAAAATTTCCGAGATTGAACGAATTCTAATTTTTTCTTTTATTTATAAAGGTGTTACCAATTGGTCAGAAGCTGACGGTGTTGTCACGATTACTCAGAGCGGTGGACCCGATATTGTTGTCAATTTGGACGAGCACAACAACCGTAAAGGTATGTGTGCAATCGCGTTATTTCGGAATGTGAATAACGAGACATTCAGTGTTGAACGGCTGGTCCAATATTACAGTGGTCATCGGGAGATTGATGAGGCTTATGGTTGGGGACTGCGCTGGGTTGCTGGCAGTAAATAGACGATTTTTTCGGAGGCGCAAGTGTAATGGATTGGTTCGCTGATTTTTTCAGGAATATTAGTGAGAACTACGGGCATTTTTTCTCATGGAGCGATGTCGTAGGTACGCTCTCTGACCCGGTTAGCTGGGGGATTATAGGGAGCTTAGTGCTATTGGAAGGGCTGCTCTCTGCAGATAATGCGCTCGTGCTTGCTGTTATGGTGAAGCATTTACCTAAAGAACAACAGAAAAAGGCGCTCTTCTACGGAATCATAGGTGCTTATGTATTCAGATTTTTGGCTATCGGTCTCGGGACCTTTCTTATCAAATTCATGTTGGTTAAGGTTCTCGGTGCAGCCTATCTCTTTTATATCGCTTATGGCGGATTGTTTAAGGGCGGCGGCGACGAGAAGATCGAGAATAAGGGGTTCTCTTTTTGGAAGACGGTTCTCCTTGTTGAATTAATGGATATTGCTTTTAGTATTGATAGTGTCATTGCTGCATTTGGTGTTAGTAACCAGGTTTGGGTGCTCTTTATGGGCGGAATCATAGGTGTTCTGATGATGCGGGGAGTAGCGCAATTATTCTTGAAGCTTATTGATAAAATCCCGGAACTTGAGCGTGCTGCTTTTGCGCTTATTGCCATTATTGCCGGTAAAATGCTCGCGGGCGCTTTTGGATACGAAATGCCACATGTATTATTCTTTTCAATCATTATTCTTGTATTCGGTGGTACGATTCTTTACAGCGTACTGCGTAAGAAAAAAGAAGCCCATAGAAATGCTTGATTTCAAAGGTAGTTGAACACTGCTGCTTTCAGGTAATCGTATATGTTTATAGCGTAGGCCTTCACTTATATATGAGAGAACCGGATAAGGTATAGCTGGTTCTGCCACTCTCTATAGGAGAGGCCTACGCTTGTTTTGCTTGGCTTCGCAAAACTATAAGGGGGAACCATCTTGAGATACTTCGATTACCTGACGATTGAACAAGAAACAGCCTTATTTTATAATCGGCCGATTTCATTTAACCATAATACTACGAGCAAGGATTTGTTGGCATATGCTGTTGGTGCTGCTCTTTATATGCCAGCAACTCGTGCTAGTGTTCCAGAAGATATTTTGAAGCTTAAAAGTGCAGGACTTGTAACCGTTATTATTGATCTGGAGGATGCGATCGGAGATAACGAGGTTGACCATGCAGAGGAGTCTCTCATTCAGCATCTTATTTTTCTCGCCGCATATGAGGAGAATGAGCCAAGCGGGAGTGATAGTCTTCCGCTTCTTTTCATCCGAGTTCGTAATCCAGAGCAGCTGCGGCAGCTGATTTTTCGATTAGGATCTTTGGTTACGATGTTAACGGGTTTTGTTTTTCCTAAGTTTTCGGTCGACAATGGAATCCAATATTTTGAGGCGATTGCCGATTACAATAGAACGCGCAGCTATTCAGATCCAGTGCTATACGGCATGCCAATCCTGGAAAGTGCGCCTATTATTTACCGCGAGAGCCGGGTAGACAGTCTTTTATCTATTCGTAATTTGCTAGGGAACTATCGTGAGTATGTGTTGAACGTTAGAATTGGAGCAACAGATTTTTCTAGTTTATTCGGACTGCGTCGAAGTCCTGATATTAGTATCTATGATCTTACCCCTATTCGAGACTGCATATCAGATATTATTAATATCTTTGGTAGAGTGGAAGAGGGATATGTAATTTCCGGACCGGTCTGGGAGTATTTTGCGAATAAAGGACATCGGGTGCTTCGGCCACAGCTAAGACAGACTCCGTTTGAAGACACCTATGGTAAAAACGGCCGCGACATGCGAAACAGTTACATTTCTAGCAGCGTGGATGGGCTTATTCGTGAAGTGATTTTAGATAAAGAAAATGGGATCTTGGGCAAGACAATTATACATCCCTCACACCTCAGACCTGTTCAGGCCATGTACACGGTAATGCACGAGGAATATGTTGATGCCTGCAGTATCGTAGAGAGTAACGATGGTAGCCTAGGAGTCTTCAAGAGTCAATATTCTAATAAGATGAACGAGATTAAGCCGCATTTGAACTGGGCAAAACGGATTTTACTACGATCACAAATATACGGGGTGTTACATGAACAACAGCATTTTGTCAGATTATTACCCGAGAACGAATTTACACACGTATAACATAGTCGAGAACCTACAGGTCACGGTTACTGAAACATCTAATCCCTTTCATTTGCCTGCGGATACTTTATTCTCCATGGCAGCCCGGATTAATAAGAAGCGCTCCTTTTTGTTCGTCAGCAAGGTGCTTGGCAAACATATCCCTGTTAATCCATACACTCCTCTACTAAGTGGTGCTGCATTAGCGCTGCTGTTATATCAGGAGATGAACGATGATTCTACAGATAAGGGTAGGATGGATGACTTATTGAATAAAGCTGTGCATGGACTGATTCACCCTGAGTCTGCCAAGGAAGCCTATCAACATTTGCTAGGAGCACGGTTAGTTCTTCCTAAGCCTGTTGTTTTTATTGGCTTTGCTGAGACTGCAACTGCACTCGGTCACAGTGTGTACAACATGTTTGCCGATGCAGCATCATATATTCATACTACGCGTGAACATATCCTCGATTTGGAGTCGATTGTTAGCTTTGAAGAGGAGCATTCACATGCGGTCGACCATTCATGTTACGCCTTGAATGCTGAACTATTATCAGGGACTGAGCCGATTATACTGGTGGATGATGAGATTACAACGGGGAATACAGCAATTAATACGATCCGTGATATTCAGTCCAAATTCCCTCGGGAGGAATACGTAGTCGTTTCTATTTTGGATTGGAGGAGCGGTAATAATCTTCACACCTATAGCGAATTAGAACAGGAACTAGGGATTCGGATTAAGTCCTTATGTTTACTGCAAGGTAGTATTGAAGTGAAAGGCACGCCTTTGCTTCATGCTGGGAATGACAAAGATTTATGTCCGTCTTCAGAAGAAGCCGAAGTGGTGACTACTTATGTGGTGGACGGTTTAGAACGTCTGCAGGTGACATCTATAGATTCATATGGCGACACTAACGCATCTCCTTATGTGAAATACAGCGGCCGATTCGGTCTGGATTCGCTGAATAATGATGGGATGGATGAAGGCGTCACCCGGATTGCGGCACAGCTTAGAGAACTACGAGAGGTGGATTCTAGGACTCTTGTGATGGGTGTAGGGGAATTTATGTACCTTCCTATGCGGATAGCGGCTGAGATGGGGGAAGGTGTTTCCTATCAGTCTTCCACACGCAGTCCAATACATCCTGAGCATCGGGCAGATTACGGGGTACATAGTGCTTTCGCATACCCTTCAGCTGGTGATCCGGAAATTACAAACTTTATTTATAATGTAGCCCCTGGTCAGTATGATGAAATATTCGTGCTGATTGAGCGTGATGTACCGCATGAACGAATGAAACCGATGCTTGATATACTGAAGGCACTGGCCCGCCATAAAGTGCATCTTATTGTACTGACTCCTGAAGGAAGAAGTGGAGGTCCCCAGGATGAAGGGAACAAGTAAACATAAAGTCATGGATAAACAAATAGCAGAACCGGTTCCGCTAGGGAGCTATCCACCGTCAGATGTTACGTTTTTGCTCAAGGATCTTAGTGATGTATCGCTGGAGCTGGCGACGGAAGTAAGGGAGGAAGCTATTCAATCGGGTGTCCATTATTCTGAGATGCTGCCTGTTGAATATCAGCCTACCGAGCAGTATATTGACTTGTTTCATGAGACGCTGCAGCAATCGGCTAAGAGGGTAGCTTTGGCTGTTGCCATTGTCTCTGAGATGATTGTCGCAAGAAGAGGGCTAGGTTGTGTGCTGGTCTCTTTGGCTAGAGCAGGAACACCCATTGGTATATTGATTAAGCGTTATATCGCAGAGAGATACGAAGTAGATCTACCGCATTATAGTATTTCTATTATTCGGGGCAAAGGGATAGATGAGAATGCGATTCTCTATATTCTGCAGAAGCATGGACTTGATTCTGATTTGCAGTTTGTCGATGGATGGACAGGAAAAGGGGCTATCCGTGGGGTGCTGATTGATTCTTGCAACAGCCTCTATGAGAAGTATGGTATTCGCTTAAATGATGATCTTGCCGTATTGGCTGACCCTGGAAACTGCGCAGGCATGTTTGGGACTAGAGAGGACTATCTCATTCCTAGCGCCTGCTTAAACTCTACTGTTTCAGGATTGATGAGCCGAACGGTGTTACACGCTGATCTCATTGGTCCTGAGGATTTTCACGGCTCAAAGTTTTATAAGGAGTGGCTGAATGCGGACGAGTCCAATGTATTTATTGATACAATCTGTCCGTATTTCTCTTCCGTAGTAGCAGAAGCGAAGAGCGCCTGCGAACAGATGCTGGAGCATCCGCCCGAAATCACTTGGCAGGGTCTTCGTGATATTCAGAGTATTCAGGAAACTTTCGGCATAGATAACATCAATCTGATAAAGCCGGGAGTCGGAGAAACAACACGCGTATTACTGCGCAGAGTACCTTGGAAAATTCTTGTCGATACTATGGATAATCCGAATCTAAAGCATATTCTTCTCTTAGCGAAGGACCGGGGCGTTCCTGTTGAGATCTTTCCTGGAATGACGTACTCCTGTTGCGGAATAATTAAACCGCTGAAAGGGGAGACGGAATGATATATGCCAGTGATCTAGATCGTACTTTGATCTATTCTTTAGGTGCAATTGGTGTTCCTGAGAATACTCCGGGTCTAATTCCGGCGGAAATTATCGAGGGGAAGACGAGATCTTACATTTCGCAGCAAGCATTAAATCAGCTACTCGATCTTACCACACGGGTTATTTTTGTCCCGGTTACTACGCGTACGGTACAACAATACAAGCGTATTAATCTGTTTCAAGAAACGGTCATACCTGACTATGCCGTTACAAGCAATGGGGGGAATATTCTAATCGGTGGAGTTGTCGATAAGGAATGGAGAGAATCAATCGGTAGGTTGGTAGCTCGTCACTCTGCTGGGGCTGAAGAGGTTAGATCATATATCAAGGCAGTTGTACGTGAGGATTGGATCATTAGTGAGAATTATTGTGATGATCTATTCTACTCCTTCATGGTTTATCGGGATCAGTTACCTTTAGATGAAATCACTAATCTATCAGATCGGCTCTATAATCTCGGCTGGAGAGTTTCTTTACAAGGCCGCAAGCTGTACGCTGTGCCGGCAGCCGTGAACAAAAGCGACGCTATACTTCATCTGCGGCGCACCGTTCGCTCTGAGCCTATGGTAGCTTCTGGAGATTCCTTGCTAGATAAGAGTCTCCTTGAGAGTGCTGACTATGCTATTGCCCCCTGCCATGGTGAAATATTTGCAGAGCAACAGAGTGGTCTTGTAAAATCAAGGTATCCGTTTACGAAAGAATCAGGTGTATTTGCTGGAGATGAGATTTTGCAGTATGTAAATATGATCTATAATAATCTAACTGCATTGGGAGTGGGGCCACTATGAAAAAGGTAAATATTTATTTCAAT
This Paenibacillus sp. FSL R5-0345 DNA region includes the following protein-coding sequences:
- a CDS encoding agmatine deiminase family protein yields the protein MNPKELNYTMPPEWGKHERTFISWPVQESMCFPDNHESVCQGYTEIITAIAEFEPITVIVNPEDVERVERLVSGPNVTLLPIAHSDAWLRDNGPTFVVNKDGVLAGVNWKFNAWGGKYSPWDLDDEVAPQILEHSQVTRFDAPLVMEGGSIHTDGEGTLITTEECLLNTNRNPELKREDIEEYVRNYTGTDTIIWLKRGLSGDETDGHVDNIACFAAPGKVIIQVCEDPQDENFEITQENLRILENATDAKGRKLEIIKIQQPPRVDHDGSRLTLSYLNFYFVNGGIILPVFGGTAVETDKLAEEVLAGLFPERKIRTVNGMAVITEGGNVHCTTQQMPAQQ
- the aguB gene encoding N-carbamoylputrescine amidase, translating into MRNVKVAATQMSCSSNIDENIRKAETLAREAAAQGAQIILLQELFETPYFCQKEKADYYAYATELEHNKAINHFTAVAKELQVVLPISFYEKKNYARYNSLAVIDADGTILGKYRKSHIPDGPGYEEKFYFNPGDTGFKVWNTRYAKIGVGICWDQWYPEAARVMSLMGAEILFYPTAIGSEPQDGSIDSKDHWQTCMLGHAAANLIPVVASNRIGEEIDEDSSINFYGSSFIAGPQGNKIVEAGRDEQTVLVSEFDLDALEVGRIEWGVFRDRRPDLYKMIGSYDGDIIL
- a CDS encoding basic amino acid ABC transporter substrate-binding protein, translating into MGKGWIMSAFVALMIVGLVGCGSNNANSNKSAGVEKIKFASDASYAPMEYMDTDTIKGFDIDFIKAVMEEAGLSYEVTNTGWDTMLTSVKQGTEYQAGLSSVSITDERKETYDYSIPYFESTNMIMVKEGSDIKNALDLKDKKVAVQAATTADELMSGIMGIDNANLKRFDSNAVALMELNGGGADAVVADIAIVREYMKNNPKQNLVGIVDTENFGAEYYGILYPKGSDLRAKLDPAIQKVLENGKYAEIYKTWFGEEPNLDNLLKAK
- a CDS encoding amino acid ABC transporter permease, which codes for MDFRLDIIIQYLPVLLKGTLLTIGISVVSILFGSILGLGIGFGKMAPKWYLRWPFHSYINFFRGTPLYVQILIVHFGVIPPIYGKTNALITAFVALSLNSAAYSAEIFRAGIQSIDRGQREAAISLGMTNWQAMRFIILPQAIKRMVPAFGNEFIVLVKDSSLLALVAAPEIMYWSNTMKGQYLRIWEPYLTAALIYFILTYTLSKLLNYVERRL
- a CDS encoding amino acid ABC transporter ATP-binding protein, with protein sequence MISVRNLHKSFGTNAVLTDICIDIFSQEVVVVIGPSGSGKSTFLRCLNLLEQPQSGEIVIEGTSLMDASTNINAIRTELGMVFQQFNLFPHMKVIENIMLAPIRVRKWSPDKARQKALELLQKVGLSEKAEMYPASLSGGQAQRVAIARALAMEPKIMLFDEPTSALDPEMVGEVLAVMKDLAREGMTMIVVTHEMGFAREVGDRVLFMEQGEIVEEGSPEQLFGNPMQERTQSFLSKVL
- a CDS encoding tellurite resistance TerB family protein, with product MSTFKSWLNTTKNGLTDQVKKFKNKDFMNAVVAGCALVAAADGKIEEAEKNKMAGYMNMSNELKVFDMRDVITQFNFYVSNFEFSPEIGKQEALKAIGKFTGKPDVGRVIVGVCSAIGSADGDFDDHEKAVVRHICGVLGLNPSEFSL
- a CDS encoding TerD family protein, encoding MAGINLVKGQKIDLTKGNAGLSNVIVGLGWDPAEPSRGFFGMKKQANVDCDASALMLNENGKLVKKGNLICFHNKQSPCNSVIHSGDNLTGDGDGDDEQIMVNLNAIPSDVHKVLVVVNIYDATNRKQDFGLIKSAYIRVINAVGNNELIRFNLSDNYNGYTALICGELYRQGGEWKFAAIGEGSHAAHINQLAERYV
- a CDS encoding TerD family protein; amino-acid sequence: MAINLSKGQKIDLTKTNPGLSKITVGLGWDTNKYDGGKDFDLDVSVFLTNANSKVEKETNFIYFNNKQNENGSVIHTGDNRTGDGDGDDEQVQVDLLSIPADVEKIAFTITIYEAEARSQNFGQVSRSYVRIVNDLNNEELIRFDLGEDFSIETGVVVGELYRHGAEWKFNAIGSGYKDGLSGLTRDYGLQ